The Rhododendron vialii isolate Sample 1 chromosome 5a, ASM3025357v1 genome contains a region encoding:
- the LOC131327325 gene encoding disease resistance protein RPV1-like: MSATKSQEASSSASPCSYHVFLSFRGDDTRKTFIDHLYTAMDQVGFRTFRDNDGIEKGEDIKCELKKVIQESRISIIVFSKNYASSTWCLEELVMILKRRTLGHVVLPVFYDVDPSEVRKQIGSLEEAFTSHEEKLKSEIGELVKEKLKDKLGTWRAALREVADLAGMNLQNQVDGHEARFIKKIIKVVGDKLSRTSLNIAPNLVGMHSRVKNIQLWLEDGLSNVGIVAICGMGGIGKTTTATLLYNLNFSRFEGSSFIADVREISQQKDGLLCLQIQFLTDICKTRNVKFNSIAEGTAMIKDAICGKKVLVVLDDVDKLDQLDALLGMRLWLFPRSKIIITTRRERLLGAYEFYKVHRLENLSDEESLELFSWHAFGKCCPNNGYGEVSKRVVSYCGGIPLAIKVLGSSLSRNCLNVWKSQLEKLKAIPNSQILEKLRISYDSLQDDHDKRLFLNLACFFIGSDKDSTVTILDGCEFYTVVGIQNLVDRCLILLDESNTLVMHHLLQQMGREIVRQESPKEPGRRSILWNHKDAFNVLRENTSTGEIEGLKLDMCLFKEEAYACTIFGDNRKRCYEEFLGKPLLSNLGDSLKRYGFSIFSSHLEDQKNSNLVALEADAFARMNKLKLLQLNCVQISGPYKKFPKGLRWLCWREFPLKSIPSDFPLESLVALDMQYSRLKNVWEGTKFLWFLKILNLSHSYSPTFQNSPILRDWCLKVVQVWLRFMNLLEALRDLFC, translated from the exons ATGTCTGCTACGAAATCCCAAGAAGCCTCTTCTTCGGCTTCTCCATGTAGTTATCATGTGTTCTTGAGCTTCAGGGGTGACGACACTCGCAAGACTTTCATTGATCACCTCTACACAGCAATGGATCAAGTCGGATTTCGCACCTTCAGGGACAATGATGGcatagaaaaaggagaagatatCAAGTGTGAACTCAAGAAAGTGATTCAAGAGTCAAGGATTTCGATAATAGTCTTCTCGAAGAACTATGCCTCGTCAACTTGGTGCCTCGAAGAGCTTGTGATGATTCTCAAACGTAGGACTCTTGGACACGTAGTTCTACCTGTCTTCTATGATGTGGATCCATCTGAAGTGAGGAAGCAAATTGGCAGTTTGGAAGAAGCATTTACAAGCCATGAAGAGAAGCTCAAATCAGAAATAGGCGAACTGGTGAAAGAGAAATTGAAGGATAAGTTAGGAACATGGAGGGCTGCACTTAGAGAAGTTGCAGATTTGGCCGGgatgaatttacaaaatcaagttgatGG ACACGAGGCAAGGTTTatcaagaaaattataaaagtgGTTGGAGACAAGCTAAGTCGCACGTCATTGAACATTGCCCCCAACTTGGTTGGAATGCATTCTCGAGTCAAAAACATTCAGCTTTGGTTAGAAGATGGGCTAAGTAATGTTGGCATAGTTGCAATTTGTGGCATGGGTGGAATAGGCAAGACAACCACTGCAACACTTCTGTACAATTTGAACTTCTCAAGATTTGAAGGTAGCAGTTTTATTGCAGATGTAAGAGAAATTTCACAACAAAAAGATGGTTTGCTTTGTTTACAAATACAGTTTCTTACAGACATTTGTAAGACAAGGAATGTAAAATTCAATAGTATTGCTGAAGGAACTGCTATGATTAAAGATGCCATATGTGGCAAAAAAGTTTTGGTAGTTCTTGATGATGTGGATAAACTTGACCAATTAGATGCACTTCTTGGAATGCGACTTTGGCTTTTTCCAAGAAGTAAAATCATCATAACCACCAGGCGTGAGCGGTTGCTAGGGGCTTATGAATTCTATAAGGTGCATAGGCTTGAAAATCTGAGTGACGAGGAATCCTTGGAGCTTTTTAGCTGGCATGCCTTTGGAAAATGTTGTCCCAACAATGGGTATGGAGAGGTTTCAAAAAGGGTGGTAAGCTACTGTGGAGGGATTCCATTAGCAATTAAAGTTCTAGGTTCTTCTCTATCAAGGAATTGCTTAAATGTATGGAAAAGTCAGTTGGAAAAATTGAAAGCGATTCCTAACAGTCAAATCCTTGAAAAACTTCGAATAAGTTATGACTCTTTACAAGATGACCACGACAAACGTCTATTCCTCAATCttgcttgtttttttattgGGAGCGATAAGGATTCTACAGTTACAATCTTGGACGGATGTGAGTTTTACACAGTGGTTGGGATTCAAAACCTCGTGGACAGATGTTTGATATTGCTTGATGAAAGTAATACATTGGTAATGCATCATTTGCTTCAACAAATGGGAAGAGAAATTGTTCGTCAAGAGTCACCAAAGGAGCCAGGCAGACGTAGCATCCTCTGGAATCATAAGGATGCATTTAATGTTTTGAGAGAAAACACT AGTACAGGTGAAATAGAAGGCCTCAAACTCGATATGTGTCTGTTTAAAGAGGAAGCATATGCTTGTACGATTTTTGGTGACAATAGAAAACGTTGTTATGAAGAGTTCCTTGGGAAGCCCTTATTGTCAAATTTGGGTGATTCGCTTAAAAGATATGGTTTCAGTATCTTCTCCTCTCACCTTGaagatcaaaaaaattcaaatctagTGGCTTTGGAAGCTGATGCATTTGCAAGAATGAACAAACTAAAACTTCTGCAGCTCAATTGTGTGCAGATTAGTGGGCCCTATAAAAAGTTCCCCAAAGGACTAAGATGGTTGTGCTGGCGTGAATTTCCACTTAAGTCCATACCTAGTGATTTCCCTTTGGAGAGCCTAGTTGCTCTTGACATGCAATATAGCCGCTTAAAAAATGTATGGGAAGGAACCAAG TTTCTATGGTTTTTAAAAATCCTCAATCTAAGTCATTCATATAGCCCGACGTTTCAAAACTCTCCAATCTTGAGAGACTGGTGCTTAAAAGTTGTACAAGTTTGGTTGAGGTTCATGAATCTATTGGAAGCCTTGAGAGActtgttttgttaa
- the LOC131327776 gene encoding LRR receptor-like serine/threonine-protein kinase EFR, producing the protein MGLSDVQSQASESSGSGFEGQKFEGRHVTFLGKPLFPQIPLPPGQYIPRKNPRGARSLVQAATSEFNWKSSATFGSLSKLTDLYLFSNHLIGGIPPSLGNLSLLLALDLGANNITGTIPHSICLLPNLEVFGIGGNYVSGTVPPQLYNISTLTSLVIPDNQLTGSLPQDIGITLPNLRRIDIWQNQFWGPIPVSISNASRMELLDLSINNLSGSFWWCFTPSTANLSSNLEELLAGRNQLVGTIPEGISNLNELAKIGLEQNFFSDVIPFEIGKLRKLQGRYLGRNILSGPIPASIGNLTQILELLLAENNLNGTIPSSIEIILGLQILNLSHNFFTGPIPKTVGLFSTLTFMDLAHNLFMGALPLEIGKLINLGELNVADNKLSGPIPSSLGNCLKLESLLLEGNMFQGSIPPTFSSLRGIQILDLSRNNLSGQIPEGLAALRILKRLNLSFNNLSREVPSHGVFGNLSTLSLVGNEGLCGGIAEMQLPTCPKSRKKGNRLGFKIIVPIACIFPCLSLVLLLAVSLRKRKQKNKSLTQQVVGKDFLRVSYDQLLKATGGFSSSNLIGAGRFGTVYKGILREGEKPIAVKVLNLEQSRSSKSFMAECEALRNTRHRNLLKIVTVCSSVNHAGDDFKALVFEYIPNGSLENWLHPREDTPHQKRNLSLTQRISIAIDVVCALEYLHHRCETPIVHCDIKPSNILIDEDMTAYVGDFGLVKFLSINSSDNTCGQTSSLAIKGSVGYVAPEYGIGGRTSKEDVYSYGILLLEMLTGKRPTDESFTNGQSLHEFCKLAFPERVMEVVDPRMLLEEPIEVDNEDRNEIIRQSKIRECVISLVRIGIACFAESPGKRMNVKDVFVGLMKIKEVFLGVGIQGRRMRLAGEGTSRE; encoded by the exons ATGGGATTGAGTGACGTGCAGTCGCAAGCATCAGAGAGTAGTGGCTCTGGATTTGAGGGGCAAAAATTTGAGGGGAGGCATGTCACCTTTCTTGGGAAACCTCTCTTTCCTCAGATCCCTTTACCTCCAGGACAATATATTCCAAGGAAAAATCCCCGTGGAGCTCGGTCGCTTGTTCAGGCTGCAACATCTGAATTTAA TTGGAAAAGTTCAGCCACCTTTGGTTCTCTCTCCAAGCTCACTGATCTTTACCTTTTCTCCAACCACCTCATCGGAgggattccaccatctctcggcaacctctctctcctcctagCGCTGGATTTGGGAGCGAATAATATCACAGGAACTATTCCGCATTCCATCTGCCTGCTTCCCAACCTTGAGGTATTCGGCATTGGAGGGAATTATGTGTCAGGAACTGTCCCTCCCCAACTTTATAATATCTCAACTCTCACGTCCCTAGTCATTCCAGATAACCAACTTACAGGAAGTTTACCCCAAGATATTGGTATCACACTCCCAAACCTGCGAAGGATAGACATTTGGCAAAACCAATTTTGGGGACCCATTCCAGTTTCTATTTCGAATGCATCTAGAATGGAATTGCTTGATCTATCAATAAACAACCTTTCCGGGTCA ttttggtggtgttttacCCCTTCCACTGCCAATCTATCGAGTAACCTCGAAGAGTTATTGGCAGGACGGAACCAACTGGTTGGAACTATCCCTGAGGGAATTTCCAACTTGAATGAGTTAGCTAAAATTGGTTTGGAACAAAACTTTTTTTCGGATGTCATTCCCTTTGAAATAGGGAAGCTTAGAAAGCTGCAAGGACGATATTTGGGAAGAAATATACTGTCTGGGCCCATCCCAGCAAGCATTGGAAATCTCACCCAAATACTGGAGCTGCTCCTGGCTGAGAACAACTTGAATGGAACCATACCTTCAAGTATTGAAATCATCCTGGGCTTGCAAATCTTGAATCTTTCACATAATTTCTTTACCGGTCCCATACCCAAAACAGTTGGCCTTTTCTCCACTTTAACTTTCATGGACTTGGCTCATAACTTGTTTATGGGTGCCCTGCCACTCGAAATCGGTAAACTGATCAATCTCGGGGAACTAAATGTTGCGGACAACAAGTTGTCTGGACCTATTCCTAGTAGTCTTGGAAATTGCTTGAAATTAGAAAGCCTTCTTCTAGAGGGTAACATGTTTCAGGGTAGTATTCCTCCCACTTTTAGCTCCCTGAGAGGAATTCAAATTCTAGATCTATCGCGTAATAACTTGTCCGGCCAAATTCCAGAAGGTCTAGCAGCCCttaggattttgaaaagactcaACTTGTCCTTTAACAACCTGTCCAGGGAGGTGCCCTCACATGGTGTCTTCGGAAACTTGAGTACCCTATCACTTGTTGGAAATGAAGGGCTTTGTGGAGGCATCGCAGAAATGCAATTACCTACTTGCCCAAAGTCCAGGAAGAAGGGGAATCGCCTTGGGTTCAAAATTATTGTCCCAATTGCCTGTATTTTCCCATGTCTTTCGCTGGTGCTACTTTTGGCTGTTTCTCTAAGGaagagaaaacagaaaaataaatctCTCACCCAACAAGTCGTTGGAAAGGATTTCTTAAGGGTTTCATATGATCAGCTCCTTAAAGCTACTGGTGGATTCTCTTCATCAAACTTAATTGGAGCTGGAAGGTTTGGCACCGTGTACAAAGGAATTCTCCGTGAAGGCGAAAAACCAATTGCAGTCAAGGTGCTCAATCTTGAACAAAGCAGATCTTCCAAGAGCTTCATGGCTGAATGTGAAGCTTTAAGGAACACAAGGCACAGAAATCTTCTAAAGATTGTAACAGTTTGCTCAAGTGTAAATCATGCAGGTGATGATTTTAAAGCACTGGTTTTTGAGTACATTCCCAATGGAAGTTTGGAGAACTGGTTGCATCCAAGAGAAGacacaccacaccaaaaaaggaaCTTAAGCCTTACCCAAAGGATAAGTATAGCGATCGATGTCGTATGTGCATTAGAATACCTTCATCACCGTTGTGAAACGCCAATTGTCCATTGTGATATAAAACCAAGCAATATTCTAATTGATGAAGACATGACTGCATATGTGGGAGACTTTGGACTGGTCAAGTTCCTCAGCATAAATAGCAGTGACAACACTTGTGGACAGACAAGTTCACTTGCAATCAAAGGTTCTGTAGGATATGTTGCCCCAG AATATGGAATTGGAGGGAGGACATCGAAAGAAGATGTTTATAGCTATGGAATCCTTTTATTGGAAATGCTGACAGGAAAAAGACCAACAGATGAATCTTTTACAAATGGACAAAGCCTTCATGAATTCTGTAAGTTGGCATTTCCAGAGAGAGTGATGGAGGTTGTGGATCCGCGCATGCTACTAGAAGAACCTATTGAAGTTGACAACGAAGATCGGAATGAAATCATTAGACAATCCAAAATAAGAGAATGCGTAATTTCCCTTGTGAGGATTGGGATTGCATGTTTTGCAGAATCACCTGGCAAAAGGATGAACGTCAAGGACGTGTTCGTTGGATTAATGAAAATTAAAGAAGTATTTCTTGGAGTAGGTATCCAAGGCAGGAGGATGCGACTCGCCGGTGAAGGAACGTCTCGAGAATAG